A window of Dehalococcoidia bacterium contains these coding sequences:
- the trpB gene encoding tryptophan synthase subunit beta: protein MNHPPDEGGYFGAFGGRFVPEVLMSPLAELEAAFTDAWADPAFRAELDDLLRHYVGRPTPLYFAERLSQEAGGAAIYLKREDLAHTGAHKINNALAQGLLCRRMGKPRVVAETGAGQHGVAAATVCAMLDLECVVYMGAEDVRRQAPNVFRMRLLGAEVRVVDSGTRTLKDAINEAIRDWVTNVGNTHYLLGSVVGPHPYPLMVREFQSIVGRETREQVLAQAGRLPDYLVACVGGGSNAIGLFHPFYDDGSVRFLGVEAAGRGLESGLHAASLLAGRPGVLHGARSYLLQDADGQVLGTHSVSAGLDYPGVGPEHSSYKESERAEYVAATDDEALEGFRLLSETEGIIPALEPAHAIIHAARLASRLPEDAVVVVCLSGRGDKDLETVANCLDLPPLIQEGDG from the coding sequence GTGAACCACCCGCCCGACGAGGGAGGCTATTTCGGGGCCTTCGGCGGTAGGTTTGTGCCCGAGGTGCTGATGTCGCCGCTCGCAGAGCTGGAAGCGGCGTTTACCGACGCCTGGGCCGATCCCGCCTTTCGCGCCGAGCTCGATGACCTGCTGCGTCACTATGTCGGCAGGCCGACGCCGCTTTACTTCGCTGAGCGCCTTTCACAAGAAGCGGGCGGCGCCGCCATCTATCTCAAGCGGGAAGACCTCGCCCACACCGGCGCCCACAAGATAAACAACGCCCTTGCCCAGGGGCTCCTCTGCCGGCGGATGGGGAAGCCGCGCGTCGTCGCCGAGACGGGCGCCGGCCAGCATGGGGTCGCTGCCGCTACCGTCTGCGCCATGCTCGACCTCGAGTGCGTCGTCTACATGGGCGCGGAGGACGTGCGACGCCAGGCCCCGAACGTCTTCCGCATGCGGCTGCTGGGCGCGGAGGTTCGCGTCGTCGATAGCGGTACGCGCACGTTGAAGGACGCCATCAACGAGGCGATCCGCGACTGGGTGACAAACGTGGGGAACACGCACTATCTGCTGGGCAGCGTTGTGGGGCCGCACCCGTACCCGCTGATGGTGCGCGAGTTCCAGTCGATTGTGGGCCGCGAGACGCGCGAACAGGTGCTGGCGCAGGCCGGCCGCCTGCCCGATTATCTCGTCGCCTGCGTCGGCGGCGGCAGCAACGCCATCGGCCTGTTCCACCCCTTCTACGACGACGGTTCAGTGCGCTTTCTCGGCGTGGAGGCGGCGGGCCGCGGCCTCGAATCCGGCCTGCACGCGGCCAGTCTGCTGGCGGGCCGGCCGGGCGTCCTTCACGGTGCCCGCTCGTATCTGCTTCAGGACGCAGACGGGCAGGTGCTGGGCACGCACAGCGTTTCCGCGGGGCTCGATTATCCGGGCGTGGGCCCCGAACACAGCTCCTACAAGGAGTCGGAGCGGGCCGAGTACGTTGCCGCCACCGATGACGAAGCGCTGGAAGGGTTCCGGCTCCTCAGCGAAACGGAGGGGATCATACCCGCGCTGGAGCCGGCGCATGCCATCATCCATGCCGCGCGCCTGGCTTCGCGGTTGCCGGAAGACGCCGTCGTCGTCGTCTGTCTCTCCGGCCGCGGCGACAAGGACCTGGAGACGGTCGCGAACTGCCTCGATTTGCCGCCGCTCATTCAGGAGGGCGACGGTTAG
- a CDS encoding ABC transporter substrate-binding protein: MEAISMMRLSRRSFLAGAAGAAGLVALRCGDEDGAPSEVTPTVGAPKRGGTLRLGSTFPALSIDPHADVTLGLAFAPYIYGYLMHEIYHLKGPPTIIFDHAESMEQPDDLTYIFKLHKGIRFQDLPPVNGRELVADDVLYSFDRIGSMAAGATPFWKTGIASKSAPDPYTIEVKLTGPYAYTMAEFGGHRTAIVPREAVEQFGDLASHGLGSGPFQVESLSRGETMEMVRNPIYFREGIPYLDGMAWRIIGDDSSLRAAFKAQQMDVYGPPTKIQAEDVASVSNKVVLVKNPSMTIFQYFMHEITAPVLQDIRVREALERSIDRDAMIEKLAFGEGKVCGPVSWGLEFWSLSQEELRERYKRDVAKARQLLSAAGAEDLTLSIKFYAGPPADLAAMIKEQMGEAGITINMVPVETATWYADRSAGNFELMCREQIPYPSEQYVLQFFHTKNWTRNQPPTHLPEPELDALLDKILETPDIEERQKLVLQVTRMVLDRHGPFVSCFAPYAFTARWDYVKGYAEVEPNMVLFTYDMWLDK, encoded by the coding sequence ATGGAGGCCATTTCCATGATGCGTTTGTCACGACGGTCTTTCCTCGCGGGAGCGGCCGGAGCCGCCGGGCTTGTCGCCCTTCGCTGCGGCGACGAGGACGGGGCGCCGTCCGAAGTGACGCCCACTGTCGGCGCCCCCAAGCGAGGCGGGACGCTGCGCCTCGGCAGCACCTTCCCCGCTCTCAGCATCGACCCTCACGCCGACGTGACGCTGGGACTTGCCTTTGCGCCGTACATCTACGGCTATCTGATGCACGAGATATATCACCTTAAGGGCCCGCCCACAATCATCTTCGATCACGCCGAGTCGATGGAGCAGCCCGACGACCTCACATACATCTTCAAGCTCCACAAGGGCATCCGCTTCCAGGACCTGCCGCCCGTAAACGGCCGCGAGCTTGTCGCCGACGACGTCCTCTACAGCTTTGACCGTATCGGCTCCATGGCGGCGGGTGCGACCCCCTTCTGGAAGACGGGGATCGCCAGCAAATCGGCGCCCGACCCGTACACCATCGAAGTGAAGCTTACCGGCCCCTACGCCTACACCATGGCGGAGTTCGGCGGACACCGCACAGCCATCGTGCCGAGAGAAGCGGTGGAACAGTTCGGCGACCTCGCGTCGCACGGCCTCGGCTCCGGCCCCTTCCAGGTGGAGAGCCTCTCGCGAGGCGAGACGATGGAAATGGTGCGCAACCCGATCTACTTCCGCGAGGGGATCCCCTATCTCGACGGCATGGCCTGGAGGATCATAGGCGACGACTCCAGCCTGAGGGCAGCCTTCAAGGCGCAACAGATGGACGTCTACGGCCCACCCACGAAAATACAGGCCGAGGACGTGGCGAGCGTGAGCAATAAGGTCGTTCTTGTGAAGAACCCGAGCATGACGATCTTCCAGTACTTCATGCATGAGATCACCGCGCCTGTTCTCCAGGACATACGCGTGCGCGAGGCCCTGGAGCGCTCCATCGACCGCGACGCCATGATCGAAAAGCTGGCCTTCGGCGAGGGCAAGGTCTGCGGCCCCGTCTCCTGGGGTCTGGAGTTCTGGTCGCTTTCCCAGGAGGAGCTGCGGGAGCGCTACAAGCGCGACGTCGCGAAGGCGCGGCAATTGCTGTCGGCCGCGGGCGCCGAAGACCTCACCCTTAGCATAAAGTTCTACGCCGGCCCTCCCGCTGACCTCGCGGCGATGATAAAGGAGCAGATGGGCGAGGCCGGCATCACCATAAACATGGTGCCGGTCGAAACGGCCACGTGGTACGCGGACCGGTCTGCTGGGAACTTCGAGTTGATGTGCCGCGAACAGATACCCTACCCGAGCGAGCAATACGTTCTCCAGTTCTTCCATACCAAGAACTGGACCAGAAACCAGCCGCCCACACATCTGCCCGAGCCTGAACTCGATGCCCTGCTCGACAAAATACTGGAGACGCCGGACATCGAAGAGCGGCAGAAGCTGGTGCTGCAGGTGACACGCATGGTGCTCGACCGGCACGGGCCGTTCGTGAGCTGTTTCGCCCCCTACGCCTTCACGGCGCGGTGGGACTACGTGAAGGGCTACGCGGAGGTCGAGCCCAACATGGTGCTGTTCACCTACGATATGTGGCTCGACAAGTAG